One segment of Synechococcus sp. MU1617 DNA contains the following:
- a CDS encoding 5'-methylthioadenosine/adenosylhomocysteine nucleosidase encodes MTQPLHLGLLGAMPEEIGSDLSHLKDLSCSNHGDLAIHRGSWSDTVRLSLAWSGWGKVSAARAATRLLASDPSIDLLVFTGVAGAADPALRQWDVVLADAVVQHDMDARPLFPRFTLPALNKDRLQPQPAWFHWAKSALLEAHDAGDLDGFAQPSSGLIATGDRFIGDPAVLQKLRDAIPDLRAVEMEGAAVAQVAEQEGVPWLVLRVISDGADEAAAQSFEDFVKRYEQQAWRLIEALLKRCGDAPTPPQCG; translated from the coding sequence ATGACGCAACCGCTGCACCTCGGCCTGCTGGGCGCCATGCCGGAGGAGATCGGCTCGGATCTCAGCCACCTGAAGGATCTGAGCTGCAGCAACCACGGAGACCTCGCAATCCACAGGGGATCGTGGAGCGACACGGTGCGCCTCAGCTTGGCCTGGAGCGGTTGGGGCAAAGTCAGCGCGGCGCGGGCGGCAACACGCCTGCTCGCCAGCGATCCCAGCATCGATTTGCTGGTGTTTACCGGTGTTGCCGGCGCTGCCGATCCTGCTCTGCGTCAGTGGGATGTGGTGTTGGCCGATGCCGTGGTGCAGCACGACATGGATGCCCGGCCCCTGTTCCCAAGGTTCACGCTGCCAGCGCTGAACAAGGACCGGCTCCAACCACAGCCGGCTTGGTTCCACTGGGCCAAGAGCGCTCTGCTGGAGGCCCACGACGCGGGCGACCTGGACGGTTTCGCACAGCCAAGCAGTGGGCTGATCGCCACAGGGGATCGCTTCATCGGCGATCCAGCGGTGCTGCAGAAACTGCGGGATGCCATTCCGGATCTGCGGGCCGTTGAAATGGAAGGTGCGGCCGTCGCGCAGGTGGCCGAACAGGAGGGCGTCCCCTGGTTGGTGCTGCGGGTGATCTCCGATGGTGCCGATGAAGCAGCCGCCCAGAGCTTCGAAGACTTCGTCAAGCGCTACGAACAACAGGCCTGGCGGCTGATTGAGGCCCTGCTGAAGCGCTGCGGTGACGCGCCCACGCCCCCACAATGCGGATGA
- a CDS encoding glycosyltransferase, which translates to MNSSRDDLWLVLPHLGAGGAQKVALIAARHFAAQGLKVKLVTLIPGHAVAHALPEGIPLLELGAPTHRSWWARAGRFALAQLDKLIRLVFQLQLRWFAGWFQARVDPGAQGLAMQLFRVGTEATAGFRFRQLRRQFRRQRPHRVLALLTRTNITCCCAAWDLPIHLVVSERNDPSLQLLPEVWQRLRPLAYRRADVVTANTAGVLTALESMGPWERLALLPNPLPCAPAPAVDSGTTNAIGFITVARLVPQKGLDVLIEALPRLSGAAAAWPVTLVGDGPERDRLQAQAQDLGVSDQLRLLGFRSDPERFLLAAAVFVLPSRFEGMPNALLEAMAAGLAVIVTNASPGPLELVEPGVSGLVVPSDDPVALAAAMKSLAADPERCRRMGAAARERIAALDWPQLEPLWRSILALS; encoded by the coding sequence GTGAATTCAAGCCGTGATGATCTGTGGCTGGTGCTGCCGCATCTGGGGGCGGGGGGCGCTCAGAAAGTGGCTCTGATTGCCGCCCGTCATTTCGCCGCTCAGGGATTGAAGGTGAAGCTGGTCACGCTCATCCCAGGGCATGCCGTGGCCCACGCCCTTCCCGAAGGGATCCCACTGCTTGAACTGGGAGCACCGACCCATCGCTCCTGGTGGGCCCGCGCTGGTCGTTTTGCCCTTGCCCAATTGGACAAGCTGATCCGACTGGTCTTTCAGCTGCAGCTTCGCTGGTTTGCCGGCTGGTTCCAAGCCCGGGTTGATCCAGGGGCGCAGGGCCTGGCCATGCAGCTGTTTCGAGTCGGAACCGAGGCGACAGCTGGTTTTCGCTTTCGGCAGCTGCGCCGGCAGTTCCGCCGTCAGCGGCCCCATCGGGTCTTGGCCCTGCTCACCCGCACCAACATCACCTGTTGTTGTGCCGCCTGGGATTTGCCGATCCACCTCGTGGTGTCGGAGCGCAACGATCCCTCGCTTCAGCTGCTGCCGGAGGTGTGGCAACGCCTGCGGCCCCTTGCCTATCGCCGGGCGGATGTAGTGACCGCCAACACAGCAGGCGTTCTCACGGCTTTGGAATCCATGGGGCCCTGGGAGCGTTTAGCCCTGCTGCCCAATCCATTGCCCTGTGCGCCTGCACCTGCCGTCGACAGCGGGACGACCAACGCCATCGGCTTCATCACCGTGGCCAGGTTGGTGCCCCAGAAGGGGCTGGATGTGTTGATTGAAGCCTTACCCAGGTTGAGCGGCGCTGCAGCGGCTTGGCCCGTCACGTTGGTGGGTGATGGACCGGAGCGCGACCGATTGCAGGCGCAGGCGCAGGATCTGGGCGTGTCGGATCAGCTGCGATTGCTGGGGTTCCGCTCTGATCCGGAGCGCTTCCTGCTGGCAGCGGCTGTGTTTGTGCTGCCTTCCCGTTTTGAAGGCATGCCCAATGCTCTGCTGGAGGCCATGGCTGCTGGTCTGGCCGTGATCGTGACGAATGCCTCGCCAGGTCCATTGGAGTTGGTGGAACCGGGGGTGAGCGGTTTGGTCGTGCCGAGCGATGATCCTGTCGCTCTGGCTGCAGCCATGAAGTCGCTGGCCGCGGATCCAGAGCGTTGCCGACGCATGGGTGCGGCGGCCAGGGAGCGAATCGCTGCGTTGGATTGGCCCCAGTTGGAGCCGCTCTGGCGGTCGATCCTGGCCTTGTCATGA
- a CDS encoding glycosyltransferase, whose translation MTARVLVLAPTRRARTETFVRANLVRLPFAVEACFGDEIPWREPLKALYGLAVLTSKVCTRLGWLRLATLPASVVAVLLVRRHRPDVVMVEFGFHAVRVMELARTGVPLAVHFRGADASAERYVRRLEQRYRRLFELTSAVIVKNQTMWSRLVALGAKPAQLLISPSGADEQRFQGATPASMPPRFLAVGRFVSKKGPLDTLEAFALLRGLTDQADACSLVMVGDGPLFPLVQDRARQLGLEQFVQFPGVLSPDAVAQEMRRARVFVQHSRTAEDGDEEGCPVSVMEAQLCGLPVVATRHGGIPDVVVDQQTGRLVEEGDRQAMAEAMALLVDQPDLAAAWGAAGQLRAQARFTVAHHVDQITMLLNDLVGHSR comes from the coding sequence ATGACAGCACGTGTTCTAGTGCTGGCGCCGACCCGGCGGGCGCGGACGGAAACCTTCGTGCGCGCGAATTTGGTCCGCTTGCCGTTTGCGGTGGAGGCCTGTTTCGGGGATGAGATTCCCTGGCGCGAGCCCCTCAAAGCGCTGTATGGCCTGGCGGTCCTCACCAGCAAGGTCTGCACCCGGTTGGGTTGGCTTCGGCTGGCCACCCTGCCCGCGTCCGTCGTGGCTGTGCTGTTGGTGCGCCGCCACCGGCCGGATGTGGTGATGGTGGAGTTCGGCTTTCATGCCGTTCGGGTGATGGAGCTGGCCCGCACGGGAGTTCCCCTGGCGGTTCACTTCCGCGGAGCCGATGCTTCCGCGGAGCGTTACGTGAGGCGCCTGGAGCAGCGTTATCGCCGTTTGTTTGAGCTCACCTCGGCTGTGATCGTCAAGAACCAGACGATGTGGAGTCGTTTGGTCGCCCTGGGTGCCAAGCCGGCACAGCTTTTGATCAGTCCATCCGGTGCCGATGAGCAGCGGTTTCAGGGGGCCACTCCCGCCTCCATGCCACCACGGTTTCTGGCGGTGGGCCGCTTTGTGTCCAAAAAGGGTCCGCTGGACACCCTGGAAGCCTTTGCACTCTTACGGGGCCTGACGGACCAGGCCGATGCCTGCAGCTTGGTGATGGTGGGTGATGGACCTCTGTTCCCCCTCGTGCAGGACAGGGCCCGCCAGCTCGGCCTTGAGCAGTTTGTTCAGTTCCCTGGCGTGCTGTCACCCGATGCGGTGGCCCAGGAGATGCGTCGTGCACGGGTGTTTGTCCAGCATTCCCGCACGGCGGAGGATGGGGATGAGGAGGGATGCCCGGTCTCCGTGATGGAAGCTCAACTTTGCGGTCTGCCCGTTGTGGCCACCCGTCATGGCGGGATTCCTGATGTGGTTGTGGATCAGCAGACCGGGCGGCTGGTGGAGGAAGGTGACCGTCAGGCGATGGCGGAGGCGATGGCCTTGCTGGTGGATCAGCCGGATCTCGCGGCTGCTTGGGGTGCGGCTGGGCAGCTGCGGGCTCAGGCTCGGTTCACCGTGGCCCATCACGTGGATCAGATCACAATGCTTCTCAACGATCTGGTGGGCCATAGCCGATGA
- a CDS encoding glycosyltransferase: MADRDHFSASIALRQAPGFVDPPELAGIPEPKIGFVGAISSYKLDFGLIRAVALRHPEWHFVFIGPQSEGEPSTDLSQLFGLSNVHWLGPKPYSQLPRFLAAFQCAWLPLQCNGYTRAMFPMKFFEYLFAGLPVVSTRIHALRSFEAICSLCPPDPLEFSQQLQRVLGGEGPSLEKRLTGIDGYTYAGRTRRMLKLLRSQAECAG, from the coding sequence GTGGCGGATCGGGATCATTTTTCAGCCTCAATTGCGCTGCGTCAGGCCCCAGGGTTTGTTGATCCGCCTGAGTTGGCGGGAATCCCTGAACCCAAAATTGGTTTTGTTGGCGCGATCAGCAGCTACAAACTTGATTTTGGCTTGATCCGCGCTGTTGCCCTCCGCCACCCTGAGTGGCACTTCGTTTTTATTGGCCCACAGTCAGAGGGGGAGCCCAGCACCGATCTTTCTCAGTTGTTTGGCCTCAGCAATGTGCATTGGCTCGGCCCCAAGCCCTACAGCCAACTCCCGAGGTTTTTGGCTGCCTTTCAGTGCGCCTGGCTGCCACTGCAGTGCAACGGCTACACCCGGGCAATGTTCCCGATGAAATTTTTTGAGTATCTTTTCGCTGGTTTGCCAGTGGTATCCACACGGATTCACGCTCTGCGTTCCTTCGAAGCGATTTGCAGCCTCTGCCCACCGGATCCTTTGGAGTTCAGCCAGCAGCTCCAACGGGTGCTGGGTGGAGAAGGGCCCAGCCTTGAAAAGCGATTGACTGGGATCGACGGTTACACCTACGCCGGTCGCACGCGTCGCATGCTGAAGTTGCTGCGTTCTCAAGCGGAATGCGCTGGATGA
- a CDS encoding ChbG/HpnK family deacetylase, translating into MTPVLNRLMRYGLVGVSAAAVHIGVLLLLGQWMSLSLANPIAFLAASVAGYVGHALLTFREETGGRQFARRWLLLQYVVNISVCALLPLLQAPTLVLVFTPTLLNALIWSRAARFSAKARQQQNGQPPLLHADDLGLAEGVDAAIIDLAQSGRLQGASLLVHGPSAADAIEAWRDLADPPPLTLHLCLTEGHRLAKCPDLPSGFGTLLLASLLPWQRRRIAPQLRMVLQQQISRYRQLTGLSQIRLDGHQHIHLVPLVLDVVLDLAPSESITWVRTTREPLPEGLSLRLWWRSLQTGGLIKWLVLQLLSGLAIHRLRRAGLETNQHFAGVLFSGWMFGTAFRRSWETAYSSINVDRASQPVVLIHPALPDAVSGMDQEAFQQSVAFFNSTNRQKEWTSAQQL; encoded by the coding sequence ATGACGCCTGTGCTGAATCGGTTGATGCGGTATGGCCTGGTGGGGGTCAGCGCCGCGGCCGTTCACATCGGCGTGCTGCTGCTGCTGGGCCAGTGGATGAGCCTGAGCCTGGCCAACCCCATCGCCTTCCTGGCCGCATCGGTGGCGGGCTATGTCGGCCATGCCCTGCTGACCTTCCGTGAAGAGACCGGAGGCCGCCAGTTCGCCCGGCGCTGGCTGCTGCTGCAGTACGTGGTCAATATCAGTGTGTGCGCCCTGCTGCCGCTGCTCCAGGCCCCGACCCTGGTGCTGGTGTTCACACCCACGCTGCTGAATGCCCTGATCTGGAGCCGAGCGGCCCGCTTCAGTGCCAAGGCCCGTCAGCAACAAAACGGCCAACCCCCACTGCTCCACGCCGACGACCTCGGCCTAGCGGAGGGGGTGGATGCGGCCATCATCGATCTCGCCCAAAGCGGACGGCTTCAGGGGGCCAGTCTTCTGGTGCATGGTCCCAGTGCGGCCGATGCCATAGAGGCCTGGCGCGACCTTGCCGATCCACCACCGCTCACCCTTCATCTCTGCCTCACCGAAGGGCATCGTCTGGCCAAATGCCCAGATCTGCCGAGCGGATTCGGCACCTTGCTGCTGGCTTCGCTCCTGCCCTGGCAGCGCCGACGCATCGCCCCCCAGCTGCGCATGGTTCTGCAGCAGCAGATCAGCCGCTACCGCCAACTCACAGGCCTGAGCCAGATCCGCCTCGATGGCCACCAGCACATCCACCTTGTGCCCCTGGTGCTGGATGTCGTGCTGGATCTGGCCCCTTCCGAATCGATCACCTGGGTGCGCACGACGCGGGAACCCTTGCCGGAAGGTCTATCGCTCAGGCTTTGGTGGCGCAGCCTGCAGACAGGCGGCCTGATCAAGTGGCTGGTTCTGCAGCTGCTGAGCGGGCTAGCGATCCACCGTCTGCGCCGGGCTGGCCTTGAAACCAACCAGCACTTCGCCGGGGTGTTGTTCAGCGGATGGATGTTCGGAACAGCGTTTCGCCGCAGCTGGGAAACGGCCTACAGCTCAATCAATGTCGACCGTGCTTCACAGCCGGTTGTTCTGATCCACCCAGCCCTCCCTGATGCCGTATCAGGCATGGATCAGGAGGCGTTTCAGCAGTCTGTGGCCTTTTTCAATTCAACCAACCGTCAAAAGGAGTGGACGTCAGCGCAACAGCTCTGA
- a CDS encoding ABC transporter ATP-binding protein — translation MSRQFPRFSLQSQTWKDISALLGKLPAQRKRLVGFVLLASFFQGILDLLLIAFLARFVGLFSGAKLADRLPGIWVFGGGILDQTGWLLALLIASFWLTSFVRFLVSLMQSLLSAEIWNDLVNQVYQNVLQQRYEFFIENRTANLSEKFNRILNSVSTKVVIPLIAIAGNALSVTSLLIGVVFVLGYQALAIFLLMLMAYALASVLITPYLRLATKQRVRYGRRINLLLMESLRSIRDVHLYSADKYFVTRFSSDGVIAKRYDRLTRLLPDVPRFLIEPAGISILFLVGLAPAVLNGDPSDVRNAIPDLFAIMFTLLKISGPLQNTFRSLNRLRGGLPEIKDALDLLDLKSERLLLSSPGVPTPEGLLPRRLIQLKDVSFSYRRSEKLILDSINISIPIGSRFALVGRTGSGKTTIAHLLLGLLQPSSGQLMLDGIPVSAQDLPAWQANCALVPQDIRLFDGSIRDNVAFGLDNDLIDDEDIWAALKTAQFDDVVAQMPYGLYTMIGENGVKLSGGQRQRLALARAFYRGAKVLVLDEATSALDNRTEHDVLQALDLVGRRCTTIVIAHRLSTVKKCDRIVEIENGRIHAQGDFVSLCESSETFRDMYRIENT, via the coding sequence ATGAGCCGTCAGTTTCCAAGATTTTCGCTGCAGAGTCAGACCTGGAAAGATATTTCGGCGTTGCTGGGTAAGTTGCCGGCACAGAGGAAGCGGTTGGTTGGTTTTGTTCTCCTTGCCTCGTTCTTTCAGGGGATTCTTGATCTCCTTCTGATTGCTTTTTTGGCCCGATTTGTGGGCCTTTTTTCAGGTGCAAAACTTGCTGACCGTTTGCCTGGAATTTGGGTTTTTGGTGGGGGGATTTTAGATCAAACGGGTTGGTTGTTGGCCTTGTTGATTGCTTCCTTCTGGCTCACGTCTTTCGTGCGCTTTCTTGTGTCTTTGATGCAAAGCCTCTTGAGTGCAGAAATATGGAATGACCTTGTCAATCAGGTGTACCAAAATGTTCTTCAGCAGCGATATGAATTTTTTATTGAAAATCGCACGGCCAATCTCTCTGAAAAATTCAATCGAATACTAAACAGTGTTTCGACGAAAGTTGTCATTCCTTTGATCGCGATTGCTGGTAATGCCTTGTCGGTGACGTCATTGCTGATTGGGGTTGTTTTTGTCCTTGGATATCAGGCTTTGGCCATCTTCTTGCTCATGCTGATGGCCTACGCGCTGGCTTCAGTTCTTATCACTCCATATCTGAGGTTGGCCACCAAGCAACGCGTCCGTTATGGCCGCCGCATCAATCTTTTGCTTATGGAGTCATTGCGATCTATTCGTGATGTTCACCTGTATTCCGCTGACAAATATTTTGTGACTCGCTTTTCTTCCGATGGAGTCATCGCAAAGCGGTACGATCGATTAACACGTTTGTTGCCCGATGTTCCTCGTTTTTTGATCGAGCCTGCTGGCATCTCGATTCTTTTCTTGGTTGGTTTGGCTCCGGCAGTTTTGAATGGAGACCCGAGCGATGTGCGTAATGCGATTCCAGATTTATTCGCAATCATGTTCACACTGCTGAAGATTTCTGGGCCACTCCAGAACACGTTTCGCAGTCTCAATCGTTTGCGTGGTGGTCTTCCTGAGATTAAAGATGCACTGGACTTGTTGGATCTGAAGTCTGAGCGACTTCTGTTGTCTTCTCCTGGAGTTCCAACTCCGGAAGGGCTGTTGCCCCGCAGACTTATCCAGTTGAAGGATGTCAGTTTTTCGTATCGCCGGAGTGAAAAATTAATTCTTGATTCTATCAATATATCTATTCCGATTGGATCTCGTTTTGCTTTGGTTGGGCGCACCGGAAGCGGAAAAACAACGATTGCTCATTTGCTTCTGGGTTTGCTACAGCCATCTTCGGGCCAACTCATGTTGGACGGCATTCCTGTGAGTGCGCAGGACTTGCCGGCATGGCAGGCCAATTGCGCTTTGGTTCCGCAGGATATTCGTCTTTTTGATGGAAGTATTCGCGATAATGTTGCTTTTGGATTGGACAACGATTTGATCGATGATGAAGATATTTGGGCGGCTTTGAAAACAGCTCAGTTCGATGATGTTGTTGCTCAAATGCCGTACGGGCTTTACACCATGATTGGTGAGAATGGCGTGAAATTGTCTGGGGGGCAGCGTCAGCGTCTTGCTCTAGCGCGAGCTTTTTACCGTGGGGCCAAAGTTCTTGTTCTGGATGAAGCGACGAGTGCTCTCGATAACAGGACGGAGCATGATGTTCTCCAGGCCTTGGATCTGGTTGGGCGTCGATGCACAACGATTGTCATCGCCCATCGCTTATCGACGGTCAAAAAGTGTGATCGAATTGTCGAGATCGAAAATGGCAGGATTCATGCTCAGGGTGATTTTGTCTCTCTTTGCGAGTCCTCCGAGACGTTCAGAGATATGTATCGCATTGAAAATACTTGA
- a CDS encoding glycosyltransferase — protein sequence MPTQLIRFLVPGISRRFRCGGLSVEQQTARLVANLCSTELVTYRERSVDHPYLDDCLRQEPPSAQVLWVVSWGFDVPGLIRRLNGRRVVYHAHSSQYGFGLPPGVPVMAVSRNTLGYWGNKAPRNPLFLVPNALDQAWLNRGDRSARHRRPIDVLVQARKSSPYVLKQLVPALRQAGLEVEVQTGWVDDLVDLFNRSTVYLYDSAEYWRGRGVTEGFGLPPLEALACGCVVFSSLNHALADYGDPGQTVHQIGCGRLRFDLERIKAAVASPQRWRPADDRLEALLQECSETALLDRWRNAFAQLDALEDASGPPLNSPPTWRLQLQQLLARLQRVVNRLPGWPSR from the coding sequence GTGCCCACCCAACTGATTCGTTTTCTGGTCCCAGGGATCAGCCGTCGCTTTCGTTGTGGTGGGCTCAGCGTCGAACAGCAGACCGCTCGATTGGTGGCGAATCTGTGCTCAACAGAACTGGTCACCTATCGCGAACGTTCCGTCGATCATCCGTACTTGGACGACTGCCTTCGCCAAGAGCCTCCCAGTGCACAGGTCCTTTGGGTGGTGAGTTGGGGCTTTGACGTTCCTGGCTTGATCAGGCGCTTGAATGGCCGCCGGGTGGTGTATCACGCCCACAGCAGTCAGTACGGATTTGGCTTGCCGCCAGGGGTTCCTGTGATGGCTGTCAGCCGCAACACCTTGGGCTATTGGGGGAACAAGGCTCCCCGCAATCCCCTGTTCCTAGTTCCGAATGCCCTGGACCAGGCCTGGCTCAACCGTGGCGACCGTTCGGCCCGTCATCGTCGACCGATCGATGTGCTGGTGCAGGCCCGCAAGAGCAGTCCCTATGTGCTGAAGCAACTGGTGCCGGCGTTGCGGCAGGCGGGTCTTGAGGTGGAGGTGCAGACAGGCTGGGTGGATGACTTGGTGGATCTGTTCAACCGCTCCACGGTGTACCTCTACGACTCAGCGGAGTATTGGCGCGGCCGCGGCGTGACTGAGGGTTTTGGGTTGCCGCCGCTAGAGGCATTGGCCTGCGGCTGCGTTGTGTTCAGCAGCCTGAATCATGCTTTGGCCGACTACGGCGACCCCGGTCAGACCGTGCATCAGATCGGTTGTGGCCGACTGCGTTTCGACCTTGAACGGATCAAGGCTGCTGTTGCTTCGCCGCAGCGTTGGCGCCCCGCGGACGATCGCTTGGAGGCTCTTCTTCAGGAGTGTTCAGAAACTGCGCTGTTGGACCGCTGGCGTAACGCCTTCGCTCAACTGGATGCCCTTGAGGATGCATCGGGACCACCGCTGAACAGCCCTCCCACGTGGCGGTTGCAACTGCAGCAACTGCTCGCTCGGCTGCAGCGAGTGGTCAATCGGTTGCCCGGCTGGCCTTCCCGCTAG
- a CDS encoding heme oxygenase (biliverdin-producing): protein MSVALAAQIREGTKKSHTMAENTGFVSCFLKGVVDKSSYRKLVADLYFVYEAMEEEIDKLGDHPIVGPIGKKELNRRESLEQDLTYYFGAGWKEQIQPSPSAAAYVERIHAVAKESPELLVGHHYTRYLGDLSGGQILKNIAQKAMNMDGDDGLRFYVFDDIADEKAFKTNYRAAMDSLPIDQATADRIVEEANHAFHLNMNMFKELEGNLVAAIGKVLFGFLTRRQRAGSTEAAAA, encoded by the coding sequence ATGTCCGTTGCACTGGCTGCCCAGATTCGTGAAGGCACGAAAAAGTCGCACACCATGGCCGAGAACACCGGCTTTGTGAGCTGCTTCCTGAAGGGTGTCGTCGACAAATCCAGCTATCGCAAGCTTGTTGCAGACCTCTACTTCGTCTACGAGGCGATGGAAGAAGAGATCGACAAGTTGGGTGATCATCCGATTGTCGGACCGATTGGCAAGAAAGAGCTCAATCGTCGTGAATCTCTCGAGCAAGACCTCACCTATTACTTCGGTGCGGGTTGGAAAGAGCAGATTCAACCGTCTCCGTCCGCAGCGGCTTACGTTGAACGGATTCATGCCGTAGCGAAGGAGTCCCCTGAGCTCTTGGTTGGCCATCACTACACCCGTTATCTCGGTGATCTCTCTGGTGGTCAGATCCTCAAAAACATCGCTCAGAAAGCGATGAATATGGATGGTGACGACGGTCTTCGTTTCTACGTCTTCGATGACATCGCCGATGAGAAGGCGTTCAAGACCAACTACCGCGCTGCGATGGATAGTCTTCCGATCGATCAGGCCACAGCCGACCGCATCGTCGAAGAAGCCAATCATGCTTTCCACCTGAACATGAACATGTTCAAGGAACTGGAAGGCAATCTTGTTGCAGCCATTGGCAAAGTGCTGTTTGGTTTCCTCACCCGCCGACAGCGGGCAGGCAGTACCGAGGCTGCAGCCGCTTGA
- a CDS encoding glycosyltransferase → MKAAAQQRRSVLLFIDSLKLGGAERVTLQWAEWLSEAGWNVTLLTSKPASHDFYPVPSGLRRLREPGLLGLLDRSLFWPLKLLRLRKLLRREQPDLLIGMTTLPSIKLALAAIGLSSRLVISERNYPPARPLAWRWRLLRRLAYPRADLHLVQTQGIAQWLHQRGLARRTAVLPNAIVWPIPRLAPQLTPEAFVPSGQKMILAVGTKLHQKGFDRLVAAFAGLQADFTDWSLVILGIEDEPYRGLHQAARLRQLMGSDSSRLVLPGNVGNVGDWYRASDLFVLASRFEGYPNVLLEAMASGLACLAVDCPTGPADLIDPGLNGWLVSEHVASTDMATPLRRALEDVAARAAFGSKAQAVRQRNAPESLRPLFLDLVGSL, encoded by the coding sequence ATGAAGGCAGCAGCTCAGCAGCGCAGGTCGGTCCTGCTTTTCATTGATTCTCTCAAGCTTGGTGGTGCTGAGCGCGTCACTCTTCAATGGGCCGAATGGTTGTCGGAAGCCGGTTGGAACGTCACCTTGTTGACCTCGAAGCCCGCTAGCCACGATTTCTATCCCGTCCCCTCTGGTCTCCGTCGCTTGCGGGAGCCTGGCCTCTTGGGCTTGTTGGATCGTTCCTTGTTTTGGCCGTTGAAGCTTTTGCGCTTGCGCAAGTTGCTTCGACGAGAGCAACCAGATCTCTTGATCGGTATGACGACGCTGCCATCGATCAAGTTGGCGCTGGCGGCGATCGGTCTGTCGTCGCGCTTGGTGATCTCGGAGCGCAACTATCCTCCGGCCCGTCCATTGGCTTGGCGTTGGCGTCTGCTGCGTCGTTTGGCGTATCCCAGAGCTGATTTGCATTTGGTGCAAACGCAGGGCATTGCCCAATGGCTTCATCAACGGGGCTTGGCCCGCCGCACCGCGGTTTTGCCCAATGCGATCGTTTGGCCGATCCCAAGACTTGCTCCCCAGCTCACTCCCGAGGCTTTTGTTCCGTCGGGGCAGAAGATGATCTTGGCGGTTGGTACCAAGCTCCATCAGAAAGGCTTTGACCGCTTGGTGGCCGCTTTTGCTGGCCTACAGGCTGACTTCACCGATTGGTCGCTGGTGATTTTGGGCATCGAGGACGAGCCGTATCGCGGTCTCCATCAGGCGGCACGGCTGCGCCAGCTGATGGGTTCAGACTCCTCCCGTTTGGTCCTTCCGGGGAACGTCGGCAACGTGGGGGATTGGTACAGGGCCAGTGATCTGTTTGTTCTTGCATCTCGGTTTGAGGGCTATCCCAATGTGTTGCTTGAGGCGATGGCCTCTGGTCTTGCCTGCCTTGCGGTGGACTGTCCGACGGGCCCCGCGGATCTGATTGATCCAGGATTGAACGGTTGGCTTGTGTCCGAGCACGTCGCTTCCACCGACATGGCAACACCTTTGCGCCGGGCCTTGGAGGACGTCGCTGCGCGTGCGGCCTTTGGGTCCAAGGCGCAAGCGGTCCGCCAACGCAATGCACCGGAGAGTTTGCGTCCTCTGTTTCTCGATTTGGTGGGGTCTCTTTGA
- a CDS encoding sulfotransferase, whose translation MSSKRLKLLLIRGLGHSGTTMLDLALGAHPQIIGLGEAARILATPRPGDEHRGPSQLRGAHRFERRCTCGVVAAECPIWGPQLEWLRLHDQAPMQEKVQRLLMDSPHAGEAVWHVDSYQDDLQMTRLPEALFDIRIIHLVRDVRSWVHSRAQAGRKAGQRWPAARQLARWWRVNAKFERAFRQSSYPVFRLGYEEFALQPQRSLQLLCSWLSIEFQETMLAPGLNSSSHILAGNRVRFDADRSRKIAYDGAWLAEPGPTAAHLGLLLPGVARMNRRLVYFNDLLRR comes from the coding sequence ATGAGCAGCAAGCGATTGAAGTTGCTGCTGATTCGTGGTCTCGGCCACAGCGGCACAACAATGTTGGATTTGGCCCTGGGGGCGCATCCGCAGATCATTGGCCTGGGTGAGGCGGCGCGAATTCTGGCGACGCCACGGCCGGGGGATGAGCATCGCGGGCCCAGCCAACTGCGCGGTGCTCACCGGTTTGAGCGGCGTTGCACCTGTGGGGTCGTTGCCGCGGAGTGCCCAATCTGGGGCCCTCAGCTTGAGTGGTTGCGCTTGCACGACCAAGCGCCGATGCAGGAGAAAGTGCAGCGGCTGCTGATGGATTCACCCCACGCCGGTGAGGCGGTATGGCATGTCGACTCGTATCAGGATGATCTGCAGATGACGCGGTTGCCCGAGGCGTTGTTTGACATCCGGATCATCCATCTCGTGCGCGATGTGCGCTCCTGGGTTCATTCCCGGGCGCAGGCCGGCCGTAAGGCAGGCCAACGCTGGCCGGCAGCGCGTCAGCTGGCGCGCTGGTGGCGTGTCAACGCCAAGTTTGAACGGGCCTTTCGGCAGTCTTCGTACCCGGTGTTTCGTCTCGGATATGAGGAATTTGCGCTTCAGCCCCAGCGCAGTTTGCAGTTGCTCTGCTCCTGGCTGTCCATCGAGTTCCAAGAGACGATGCTGGCGCCTGGTCTGAACAGCAGCAGTCACATTCTCGCGGGAAACCGGGTGCGTTTCGATGCGGATCGCAGTCGAAAGATTGCCTACGACGGTGCCTGGCTGGCGGAGCCAGGGCCCACGGCTGCGCATCTCGGCTTGCTCTTGCCCGGGGTGGCCCGGATGAACCGCCGCCTGGTGTATTTCAACGACCTGCTCCGCCGCTGA